In Equus przewalskii isolate Varuska chromosome 6, EquPr2, whole genome shotgun sequence, one DNA window encodes the following:
- the ZNF699 gene encoding zinc finger protein 699 isoform X1 has product MRVHVCVCFLRGLVTRNGCAALSRLMSVGIVGRRGFSCLLSAPALTSQYPAFVHEGTMEEERTAAESRKNMDSVVFEDVAVDFTQEEWDLLNLAQRNLYRDVMLENLQNLASLGYPLHTPCLISHWKQEEDLERVKRGPIQGEHQEGFETQLKTNESVTPQNIYGEKTSKEQKTVRFKRNDSWSSILHKNWEYHGIDYLNKNHERHLSHVVENIYECNEENQCGQTFSQIPNLNILKRTEVKSYECHECKKAFTDHSSLKNHIRSHTGSKPYQCKECGKAFHFLACFKKHVKTPTEEKPYECKECTKAFSCSSFYRAHMKIHTGKTNYECKECGKTFSCSSSLTEHKRIHSGDKPYECKECGKAFSCSSSLSKHKRIHSGDKPYECKECGKAFSSSSHLIIHIRIHTGEKPYECKECGKAFSESSKLTVHVRTHTGEKPYKCKECGKAYNCPSSLSIHMRKHTGEKPYECLECGKAFYLPTSLNTHVKNQSREKPYECKECGKAFSCPSSFRAHVKDHTGKIQYECKECGKAFSRSSSLTEHLRTHSGEKPYECKECGKAFISSSHLTVHIRTHTGEKPYECKKCGKAFIYPSALRIHMRTHTGEKPYECKECGKAFRHSSYLTVHARMHTGEKPFECLECGKAFSCPSSFRRHVRSHTGEKPYECKECGKAFVCPAYFRRHLKTHSRENM; this is encoded by the exons ATgcgtgtgcatgtttgtgtgtgttttttgaggGGATTGGTCACTCGTAATGGATGTGCTGCATTATCCAGGCTGATGAGTGTGGGAATTGTGGGGAGACGTGGATTCTCATGTCTTCTTTCCGCCCCAGCTCTAACTTCTCAATACCCTGCCTTTGTTCATGAAGGGACcatggaggaagaaagaacagCTGCTGAATCACGGAAAAATATG GACTCAGTGGTCTTTGAGGATGTGGCTGTGGACTTCACTCAGGAGGAGTGGGATTTGCTGAATCTTGCTCAGAGGAACCTCTACAGAGATGTGATGCTGGAAAACTTGCAGAACCTGGCCTCACTAG GATATCCACTGCACACACCCTGTTTGATCTCCCATTGGAAACAAGAGGAGGACCTGGAGAGAGTGAAGAGAGGACCTATCCAGGGGGAGCATCAGGAAG gttttgaGACCCAACTTAAAACTAATGAATCAGTCACTCcacaaaatatttatggagaaaaaaCATCCAAGGAACAGAAAACAGTAAGATTCAAAAGGAATGATTCCTGGTCATCCATTTTGCACAAAAACTGGGAATACCATGGTATTGATTATCTGAACAAAAATCATGAGAGACATTTGAG tcatGTGGTCGAGAACATTTATGAATGCAATGAAGAAAATCAGTGTGGACAAACCTTCAGCCAAATTCCAAATCTTAATATACTCAAGAGAACTGAAGTAAAATCCTATGAATGCCATGAGTGTAAAAAGGCCTTCACAGATCATTCATCCCTTAAGAATCACATCAGGTCTCACACTGGAAGCAAACCCTAtcaatgtaaggaatgtgggaaagctttccaTTTTCTCGCTTGTTTTAAGAAACATGTGAAAACTCCCACTgaagagaaaccctatgaatgtaaagaatgtacCAAAGCCTTCAGTTGTTCTTCATTCTATCGGGCACATATGAAGATTCACACCGGAAAGACAAattatgaatgtaaagaatgtgggaaaaccttTAGCTGTTCTTCGTCCCTCACAGAACACAAAAGAATTCATAGTGGAGATAAGccttatgaatgtaaggaatgtgggaaggcctttagttGTTCCTCCTCACTCTCCAAACACAAAAGAATTCATAGTGGAGATAAGCCATATGAATGTAaggagtgtgggaaggcctttagttCTTCTTCTCATCTTATAATACATataagaattcatactggagagaagcctTATGAATGTAAagagtgtgggaaggccttcagcgAGTCCTCAAAACTCACTGTACATGTCCGAAcacatacaggagagaaaccctacaaatgtaaggaatgtgggaaagcctacAACTGTCCCTCCTCATTAAGTATCCATATGAGAAaacacactggagagaaaccctacgaATGTCTGGAGTGTGGAAAAGCCTTTTATCTCCCTACTTCCCTTAATACGCATGTGAAAAATCAAAGtagagagaaaccctatgagtgtaaggaatgtggaaaagcATTTAGTTGTCCTTCATCCTTTAGAGCACATGTGAAAGATCACACTGGAAAGATACaatatgaatgtaaggaatgtgggaaggcctttagtcGTTCCTCATCCCTCACTGAACACTTGAGAACTCACAGTGGAGAGAAGccttatgaatgtaaggaatgtgggaaagcgtTTATTAGTTCCTCCCACCTTACAGTACATataagaactcacactggagagaaaccttatgaatgtaagaaatgtgggaaagcctttatttatCCTTCAGCCCTTAGGATCCATATGAGAAcacacactggggagaaaccctatgaatgtaaggaatgtgggaaagcctttcgCCATTCTTCATACCTTACTGTACATGCAAGAATGCACACCggagagaaaccctttgaatgtctggaatgtgggaaagccttcagttgtCCCTCATCCTTTCGAAGACATGTCAGAagccacactggagagaaaccgtatgaatgtaaggaatgtgggaaagcctttgttTGTCCTGCCTACTTTCGAAGACATCTGAAAACTCACTCTAGAGAAAACATGTAA
- the ZNF699 gene encoding zinc finger protein 699 isoform X4, producing the protein MRVHVCVCFLRGLVTRNGCAALSRLMSVGIVGRRGFSCLLSAPALTSQYPAFVHEGTMEEERTAAESRKNMDSVVFEDVAVDFTQEEWDLLNLAQRNLYRDVMLENLQNLASLGYPLHTPCLISHWKQEEDLERVKRGPIQGEHQEGFETQLKTNESVTPQNIYGEKTSKEQKTVRFKRNDSWSSILHKNWEYHGIDYLNKNHERHLRSHVVENIYECNEENQCGQTFSQIPNLNILKRTEVKSYECHECKKAFTDHSSLKNHIRSHTGSKPYQCKECGKAFHFLACFKKHVKTPTEEKPYECKECTKAFSCSSFYRAHMKIHTGKTNYECKECGKTFSCSSSLTEHKRIHSGDKPYECKECGKAFSCSSSLSKHKRIHSGDKPYECKECGKAFSSSSHLIIHIRIHTGEKPYECKECGKAFSESSKLTVHVRTHTGEKPYKCKECGKAYNCPSSLSIHMRKHTGEKPYECLECGKAFYLPTSLNTHVKNQSREKPYECKECGKAFSCPSSFRAHVKDHTGKIQYECKECGKAFSRSSSLTEHLRTHSGEKPYECKECGKAFISSSHLTVHIRTHTGEKPYECKKCGKAFIYPSALRIHMRTHTGEKPYECKECGKAFRHSSYLTVHARMHTGEKPFECLECGKAFSCPSSFRRHVRSHTGEKPYECKECGKAFVCPAYFRRHLKTHSRENM; encoded by the exons ATgcgtgtgcatgtttgtgtgtgttttttgaggGGATTGGTCACTCGTAATGGATGTGCTGCATTATCCAGGCTGATGAGTGTGGGAATTGTGGGGAGACGTGGATTCTCATGTCTTCTTTCCGCCCCAGCTCTAACTTCTCAATACCCTGCCTTTGTTCATGAAGGGACcatggaggaagaaagaacagCTGCTGAATCACGGAAAAATATG GACTCAGTGGTCTTTGAGGATGTGGCTGTGGACTTCACTCAGGAGGAGTGGGATTTGCTGAATCTTGCTCAGAGGAACCTCTACAGAGATGTGATGCTGGAAAACTTGCAGAACCTGGCCTCACTAG GATATCCACTGCACACACCCTGTTTGATCTCCCATTGGAAACAAGAGGAGGACCTGGAGAGAGTGAAGAGAGGACCTATCCAGGGGGAGCATCAGGAAG gttttgaGACCCAACTTAAAACTAATGAATCAGTCACTCcacaaaatatttatggagaaaaaaCATCCAAGGAACAGAAAACAGTAAGATTCAAAAGGAATGATTCCTGGTCATCCATTTTGCACAAAAACTGGGAATACCATGGTATTGATTATCTGAACAAAAATCATGAGAGACATTTGAG aagtcatGTGGTCGAGAACATTTATGAATGCAATGAAGAAAATCAGTGTGGACAAACCTTCAGCCAAATTCCAAATCTTAATATACTCAAGAGAACTGAAGTAAAATCCTATGAATGCCATGAGTGTAAAAAGGCCTTCACAGATCATTCATCCCTTAAGAATCACATCAGGTCTCACACTGGAAGCAAACCCTAtcaatgtaaggaatgtgggaaagctttccaTTTTCTCGCTTGTTTTAAGAAACATGTGAAAACTCCCACTgaagagaaaccctatgaatgtaaagaatgtacCAAAGCCTTCAGTTGTTCTTCATTCTATCGGGCACATATGAAGATTCACACCGGAAAGACAAattatgaatgtaaagaatgtgggaaaaccttTAGCTGTTCTTCGTCCCTCACAGAACACAAAAGAATTCATAGTGGAGATAAGccttatgaatgtaaggaatgtgggaaggcctttagttGTTCCTCCTCACTCTCCAAACACAAAAGAATTCATAGTGGAGATAAGCCATATGAATGTAaggagtgtgggaaggcctttagttCTTCTTCTCATCTTATAATACATataagaattcatactggagagaagcctTATGAATGTAAagagtgtgggaaggccttcagcgAGTCCTCAAAACTCACTGTACATGTCCGAAcacatacaggagagaaaccctacaaatgtaaggaatgtgggaaagcctacAACTGTCCCTCCTCATTAAGTATCCATATGAGAAaacacactggagagaaaccctacgaATGTCTGGAGTGTGGAAAAGCCTTTTATCTCCCTACTTCCCTTAATACGCATGTGAAAAATCAAAGtagagagaaaccctatgagtgtaaggaatgtggaaaagcATTTAGTTGTCCTTCATCCTTTAGAGCACATGTGAAAGATCACACTGGAAAGATACaatatgaatgtaaggaatgtgggaaggcctttagtcGTTCCTCATCCCTCACTGAACACTTGAGAACTCACAGTGGAGAGAAGccttatgaatgtaaggaatgtgggaaagcgtTTATTAGTTCCTCCCACCTTACAGTACATataagaactcacactggagagaaaccttatgaatgtaagaaatgtgggaaagcctttatttatCCTTCAGCCCTTAGGATCCATATGAGAAcacacactggggagaaaccctatgaatgtaaggaatgtgggaaagcctttcgCCATTCTTCATACCTTACTGTACATGCAAGAATGCACACCggagagaaaccctttgaatgtctggaatgtgggaaagccttcagttgtCCCTCATCCTTTCGAAGACATGTCAGAagccacactggagagaaaccgtatgaatgtaaggaatgtgggaaagcctttgttTGTCCTGCCTACTTTCGAAGACATCTGAAAACTCACTCTAGAGAAAACATGTAA
- the ZNF699 gene encoding zinc finger protein 699 isoform X3, producing MEEERTAAESRKNMDSVVFEDVAVDFTQEEWDLLNLAQRNLYRDVMLENLQNLASLGYPLHTPCLISHWKQEEDLERVKRGPIQGEHQEGFETQLKTNESVTPQNIYGEKTSKEQKTVRFKRNDSWSSILHKNWEYHGIDYLNKNHERHLSHVVENIYECNEENQCGQTFSQIPNLNILKRTEVKSYECHECKKAFTDHSSLKNHIRSHTGSKPYQCKECGKAFHFLACFKKHVKTPTEEKPYECKECTKAFSCSSFYRAHMKIHTGKTNYECKECGKTFSCSSSLTEHKRIHSGDKPYECKECGKAFSCSSSLSKHKRIHSGDKPYECKECGKAFSSSSHLIIHIRIHTGEKPYECKECGKAFSESSKLTVHVRTHTGEKPYKCKECGKAYNCPSSLSIHMRKHTGEKPYECLECGKAFYLPTSLNTHVKNQSREKPYECKECGKAFSCPSSFRAHVKDHTGKIQYECKECGKAFSRSSSLTEHLRTHSGEKPYECKECGKAFISSSHLTVHIRTHTGEKPYECKKCGKAFIYPSALRIHMRTHTGEKPYECKECGKAFRHSSYLTVHARMHTGEKPFECLECGKAFSCPSSFRRHVRSHTGEKPYECKECGKAFVCPAYFRRHLKTHSRENM from the exons atggaggaagaaagaacagCTGCTGAATCACGGAAAAATATG GACTCAGTGGTCTTTGAGGATGTGGCTGTGGACTTCACTCAGGAGGAGTGGGATTTGCTGAATCTTGCTCAGAGGAACCTCTACAGAGATGTGATGCTGGAAAACTTGCAGAACCTGGCCTCACTAG GATATCCACTGCACACACCCTGTTTGATCTCCCATTGGAAACAAGAGGAGGACCTGGAGAGAGTGAAGAGAGGACCTATCCAGGGGGAGCATCAGGAAG gttttgaGACCCAACTTAAAACTAATGAATCAGTCACTCcacaaaatatttatggagaaaaaaCATCCAAGGAACAGAAAACAGTAAGATTCAAAAGGAATGATTCCTGGTCATCCATTTTGCACAAAAACTGGGAATACCATGGTATTGATTATCTGAACAAAAATCATGAGAGACATTTGAG tcatGTGGTCGAGAACATTTATGAATGCAATGAAGAAAATCAGTGTGGACAAACCTTCAGCCAAATTCCAAATCTTAATATACTCAAGAGAACTGAAGTAAAATCCTATGAATGCCATGAGTGTAAAAAGGCCTTCACAGATCATTCATCCCTTAAGAATCACATCAGGTCTCACACTGGAAGCAAACCCTAtcaatgtaaggaatgtgggaaagctttccaTTTTCTCGCTTGTTTTAAGAAACATGTGAAAACTCCCACTgaagagaaaccctatgaatgtaaagaatgtacCAAAGCCTTCAGTTGTTCTTCATTCTATCGGGCACATATGAAGATTCACACCGGAAAGACAAattatgaatgtaaagaatgtgggaaaaccttTAGCTGTTCTTCGTCCCTCACAGAACACAAAAGAATTCATAGTGGAGATAAGccttatgaatgtaaggaatgtgggaaggcctttagttGTTCCTCCTCACTCTCCAAACACAAAAGAATTCATAGTGGAGATAAGCCATATGAATGTAaggagtgtgggaaggcctttagttCTTCTTCTCATCTTATAATACATataagaattcatactggagagaagcctTATGAATGTAAagagtgtgggaaggccttcagcgAGTCCTCAAAACTCACTGTACATGTCCGAAcacatacaggagagaaaccctacaaatgtaaggaatgtgggaaagcctacAACTGTCCCTCCTCATTAAGTATCCATATGAGAAaacacactggagagaaaccctacgaATGTCTGGAGTGTGGAAAAGCCTTTTATCTCCCTACTTCCCTTAATACGCATGTGAAAAATCAAAGtagagagaaaccctatgagtgtaaggaatgtggaaaagcATTTAGTTGTCCTTCATCCTTTAGAGCACATGTGAAAGATCACACTGGAAAGATACaatatgaatgtaaggaatgtgggaaggcctttagtcGTTCCTCATCCCTCACTGAACACTTGAGAACTCACAGTGGAGAGAAGccttatgaatgtaaggaatgtgggaaagcgtTTATTAGTTCCTCCCACCTTACAGTACATataagaactcacactggagagaaaccttatgaatgtaagaaatgtgggaaagcctttatttatCCTTCAGCCCTTAGGATCCATATGAGAAcacacactggggagaaaccctatgaatgtaaggaatgtgggaaagcctttcgCCATTCTTCATACCTTACTGTACATGCAAGAATGCACACCggagagaaaccctttgaatgtctggaatgtgggaaagccttcagttgtCCCTCATCCTTTCGAAGACATGTCAGAagccacactggagagaaaccgtatgaatgtaaggaatgtgggaaagcctttgttTGTCCTGCCTACTTTCGAAGACATCTGAAAACTCACTCTAGAGAAAACATGTAA
- the ZNF699 gene encoding zinc finger protein 699 isoform X2 yields MEEERTAAESRKNMDSVVFEDVAVDFTQEEWDLLNLAQRNLYRDVMLENLQNLASLGYPLHTPCLISHWKQEEDLERVKRGPIQGEHQEGFETQLKTNESVTPQNIYGEKTSKEQKTVRFKRNDSWSSILHKNWEYHGIDYLNKNHERHLRSHVVENIYECNEENQCGQTFSQIPNLNILKRTEVKSYECHECKKAFTDHSSLKNHIRSHTGSKPYQCKECGKAFHFLACFKKHVKTPTEEKPYECKECTKAFSCSSFYRAHMKIHTGKTNYECKECGKTFSCSSSLTEHKRIHSGDKPYECKECGKAFSCSSSLSKHKRIHSGDKPYECKECGKAFSSSSHLIIHIRIHTGEKPYECKECGKAFSESSKLTVHVRTHTGEKPYKCKECGKAYNCPSSLSIHMRKHTGEKPYECLECGKAFYLPTSLNTHVKNQSREKPYECKECGKAFSCPSSFRAHVKDHTGKIQYECKECGKAFSRSSSLTEHLRTHSGEKPYECKECGKAFISSSHLTVHIRTHTGEKPYECKKCGKAFIYPSALRIHMRTHTGEKPYECKECGKAFRHSSYLTVHARMHTGEKPFECLECGKAFSCPSSFRRHVRSHTGEKPYECKECGKAFVCPAYFRRHLKTHSRENM; encoded by the exons atggaggaagaaagaacagCTGCTGAATCACGGAAAAATATG GACTCAGTGGTCTTTGAGGATGTGGCTGTGGACTTCACTCAGGAGGAGTGGGATTTGCTGAATCTTGCTCAGAGGAACCTCTACAGAGATGTGATGCTGGAAAACTTGCAGAACCTGGCCTCACTAG GATATCCACTGCACACACCCTGTTTGATCTCCCATTGGAAACAAGAGGAGGACCTGGAGAGAGTGAAGAGAGGACCTATCCAGGGGGAGCATCAGGAAG gttttgaGACCCAACTTAAAACTAATGAATCAGTCACTCcacaaaatatttatggagaaaaaaCATCCAAGGAACAGAAAACAGTAAGATTCAAAAGGAATGATTCCTGGTCATCCATTTTGCACAAAAACTGGGAATACCATGGTATTGATTATCTGAACAAAAATCATGAGAGACATTTGAG aagtcatGTGGTCGAGAACATTTATGAATGCAATGAAGAAAATCAGTGTGGACAAACCTTCAGCCAAATTCCAAATCTTAATATACTCAAGAGAACTGAAGTAAAATCCTATGAATGCCATGAGTGTAAAAAGGCCTTCACAGATCATTCATCCCTTAAGAATCACATCAGGTCTCACACTGGAAGCAAACCCTAtcaatgtaaggaatgtgggaaagctttccaTTTTCTCGCTTGTTTTAAGAAACATGTGAAAACTCCCACTgaagagaaaccctatgaatgtaaagaatgtacCAAAGCCTTCAGTTGTTCTTCATTCTATCGGGCACATATGAAGATTCACACCGGAAAGACAAattatgaatgtaaagaatgtgggaaaaccttTAGCTGTTCTTCGTCCCTCACAGAACACAAAAGAATTCATAGTGGAGATAAGccttatgaatgtaaggaatgtgggaaggcctttagttGTTCCTCCTCACTCTCCAAACACAAAAGAATTCATAGTGGAGATAAGCCATATGAATGTAaggagtgtgggaaggcctttagttCTTCTTCTCATCTTATAATACATataagaattcatactggagagaagcctTATGAATGTAAagagtgtgggaaggccttcagcgAGTCCTCAAAACTCACTGTACATGTCCGAAcacatacaggagagaaaccctacaaatgtaaggaatgtgggaaagcctacAACTGTCCCTCCTCATTAAGTATCCATATGAGAAaacacactggagagaaaccctacgaATGTCTGGAGTGTGGAAAAGCCTTTTATCTCCCTACTTCCCTTAATACGCATGTGAAAAATCAAAGtagagagaaaccctatgagtgtaaggaatgtggaaaagcATTTAGTTGTCCTTCATCCTTTAGAGCACATGTGAAAGATCACACTGGAAAGATACaatatgaatgtaaggaatgtgggaaggcctttagtcGTTCCTCATCCCTCACTGAACACTTGAGAACTCACAGTGGAGAGAAGccttatgaatgtaaggaatgtgggaaagcgtTTATTAGTTCCTCCCACCTTACAGTACATataagaactcacactggagagaaaccttatgaatgtaagaaatgtgggaaagcctttatttatCCTTCAGCCCTTAGGATCCATATGAGAAcacacactggggagaaaccctatgaatgtaaggaatgtgggaaagcctttcgCCATTCTTCATACCTTACTGTACATGCAAGAATGCACACCggagagaaaccctttgaatgtctggaatgtgggaaagccttcagttgtCCCTCATCCTTTCGAAGACATGTCAGAagccacactggagagaaaccgtatgaatgtaaggaatgtgggaaagcctttgttTGTCCTGCCTACTTTCGAAGACATCTGAAAACTCACTCTAGAGAAAACATGTAA
- the LOC103566520 gene encoding olfactory receptor 7E178-like, producing MGPKNLTRVSEFLLMGLSDDLELQPLLFGLFLSMYLVTVLGNLLIILTISSDSHLHTPMYFFLSNLSLADIGFTSTTIPKMMVDIHTHSRVISYVGCLTQMSFFTLFGCLDSLLLNVMAYDRFVAICRPLHYLVIMNPCLCGLLVLVSFFISLLYSHLHSLIVSQLTFFMDVEIPHFFCDPSQLFNLACFEIPISNILMYFIAAIFGGVPLTGILFSYYKIVSSILRVPSAGGKYKAFSTCGSHLSVVCLFYGTGLGVYLSSAVSHSPRKDSVASVIYTVVTPMLNPFIYSLRNRDIKTAMQRLLRRTV from the coding sequence ATGGGACCAAAGAATCTAACACGTGTCTCAGAATTCCTCCTCATGGGCCTCTCAGATGACCTGGAactccagcctctcctctttgGCCTGTTCCTGTCCATGTATCTGGTCACTGTGCTTGGGAACCTACTCATCATCCTGACCATCAGctctgactcccacctccacacccccatgtacttcttcctctccaacctgTCCTTGGCTGACATTGGTTTCACCTCCACCACAATCCCCAAGATGATGGTGGACATCCACACTCACAGCAGAGTCATCTCCTATGTGGGCTGCCTGACTCAGATgtctttttttactctttttggaTGTTTGGACAGTCTCCTCCTGAatgtgatggcctatgaccgatTTGTGGCCATCTGCCGCCCCTTGCACTACCTGGTCATCATGAACCCCTGCCTCTGTGGTCTGCTGGTTTTGGTATCTTTTTTCATCAGTCTTTTGTACTCTCATCTGCACAGTTTGATTGTGTCACAACTTACCTTCTTCATGGATGTGGAAATCCCACATTTCTTTTGTGACCCTTCTCAGCTATTCAACCTTGCCTGTTTTGAAATCCCCATCAGTaacatattaatgtattttattgcTGCTATTTTTGGTGGTGTTCCACTCACAGGGATCCTTTTCTCTTACTATAAAATTGTTTCCTCCATTCTGAGAGTCCCCTCAGCAGGTGGGAAGTacaaggccttctccacctgtggctcTCATCTGTctgttgtttgcttattttatggAACAGGACTTGGTGTATACCTCAGTTCTGCTGTCTCACATTCCCCCAGGAAGGATTCTGTGGCCTCAGTGATATACACTGTGGTcacccccatgctgaaccccttcatctatAGCCTGAGGAACAGGGACATCAAGACAGCCATGCAGAGGCTCCTCAGAAGAACAGTGTAA